AAATTCGCCACCACCTAAGTTAGATTGGTTATTTAACCAGATTGCTTTGGCACCCAGGTTTTTAGCAAGCAGCACATCGTTTTTCCTATCGCCGATGGTGAAAGAATTTTTAAGGTCGTATTTCTCTGTGTTAAGGTATTGCGTAAGCAAGGCAGTTCCCGGTTTACGGGTAGGGGCTTTGTCGGCCGCAAAGGTGCGGTCGATAATTTGGTTGGCAAACTTTACGCCCTCGCTTTCAAATGTTTTGAGGATAAAGTTATGCACCGGCCAAAAAGTATCTTCGGGATAAACGGCGGTACCTAAACCATCCTGGTTGGTAACCATTACCAGTTCAAAATCAAGTTCTTTGGCTATTTTGGGCAGGTAAGTTAACGCCCCGGGGTAAAAAGTAAGTTTTTCGAACGAATCGATTTGCTCGTCCGGCGTTTCGTTAATCATGGTACCATCACGATCAACAAAGAGTATTTTTTTTGATTTATCCATTTAAGATATCTTTTATGTTGAATTCCATACTTCGGAGTTTATTTTTTAAATAAACATCGGCCGTAATTGAATTGCTGGATTTAACTTTAATTTGGCTGCCACTTAGCGTGATCTTCTGCAGCCAAAGGTATATTTGGGAGTTTTCTGCTTTGCCTATTTGTACCTTTCCCGATTTGCCCGAGGTTTTATCTAATACCGTAAAATAAATAGGGCTCTCTTCTTCCATGCTACGGGAAAAATAGCTGACTATTAATTTGTATCGTTTATTTTCAATCACTTCATATACTAATTCCGTATCCAGGCCCTTTTGTTTTATCTCTTGTATAGTACTTTCAATGATCTCGCTGTCAAGTTTATCGATGTGAGCAATATCCCTTAAGCCATTTACAATAACATCGAATACAGTCAGTTCTTTTTCAGCGTCACTTTGCTGTAAGTACCTATCATAGTCTATCACTGAAAGGCCATTTATATACCAATGATCAAGAGTAAATGATCGCTCCAGGCATACATCCATCGTGTTGCAAACCTGGATATATAAATGGTGATACACAGGGCATAACAAATTTTTACTTCTTAAAATGTTCAAAAAGATCTCGCAATACTGATATGCATATGGGTAAAGAGCTTTTGCTCCCAAATCGAAATCATATACCCTGAAATCCCTAATCCTTTTGTCTTTAACCTTATTTGATCTCGATCTTTCCTCTCTTAAATCAATTGCGTGCTTTAAGGTATCCGCTTTGGATTTTGCTGCAAGTTTAATATTTTCTGATTCAAGAAAATCAGTGCTGATTTGACTTTTTAATAAGAGTAATACATTTTTAAATGTCTCAAAATCAAAAAGGTCGTCTTTTTTTAGCTTTGATTTAACAATTGATCCCGCTTCAAGATATTTGTCAATCAACACGTGTGCTAAATCAATTTCAGATAGGTTTTTATATTGGTTGTCAACCTCAAACTGATGTTCATATTTTTTTTGATCGGCCTTATCTAAATGCTCGGAAAACTCAAACGCTTTTAAACTAACATCGATCTTTTTATAACGTCTGTTTAAAAAGGAAGATGGAAGAGTTTCGAACACTTTTTTAAAATCATTCTCAATTCCAACAACACCAGGCAAAACATATAGTGGGGAATAAAAGAATGTTAACCAAAATTCATTGAACGAAGATGCGAACCCAGAACTATCCAATCTGTTTTGGATGATCGCAACAAGATATTCGAGGTTTCCTTTTAATCCTCCTCCATATCGTCCAGCTGTACTTGGCATTAAATAAATCTTCATTCAATTAAAGTAACGAGGGGCCAAAATTCTGTAGGGTGTCCAATAATATGGTGTTTTCTTCGGGGGTGCCCACGGTAATGCGTAAGCTGCCCTCGCACAAATCAATTTTTGAGCGGTTGCGTACGATGATGCCTTTACCCACTAAAAATTTATAAATACCGTTGGCATCAGTAGTTTTCACCAAAATGAAGTTGGCATCTGATGGATAAATATCTACCACAAAATCAAATTCCTTTAAAGCGAGTACCAGCCTGTCGCGTTGTAAAAGGGTTTCTTTTATCCAGCCATTTACCTGGTCAACGTTTGCCAGGGCTTCTAATGCCAGTTGCTGCGATGACTCGTTAACGTTGTAAGGTGGTTTAACTTTATTCATCACCTCGATAATCTCTTCGCTGGCAAAGGCCATCCCAACACGAAGGCCAGCCAGGCCCCATGCTTTGGATAAGGTTTGCATCACCACTAAATTGGCATATTCGGTAAGTTCCTGAATAAAAGTTTTTTGACGGCTGAAATTGATGTAGGCTTCATCAACCACTACAATACCATTAAAGTTTGCCAGCAATGTTTCAACATCCGCGCGGTTAATGGAATTGCCCGTTGGGTTATTTGGCGAACATATAAATATCAGTTTGGTATGCTCGTCGATAGCTTCGGCAATGCCTTCTAAGTTCAGCTGATAATCTTCGGTCAGCAAAACCTTGCGGGCCTCCACATCATTGATGTTGGCCGATACCTCGTACATACCATACGTAGGGGGCACCAGGATCACGTTATCAACACCTGGGTTGCAAAAGCTGCGGAAAAGGATATCGATAGCTTCATCGCTGCCGTTTCCTATAAATATGTTACGCGCAGGTACGCCCTTGATCTCGCTTAAACGCATTTTAATGGCGTATTGCATAGGATCAGGGTAGCGGTTAAATTGCTTTGCTAATGGTGAACCGTAGGCATTTTCATTGGCATCTAAAAAAACACTGGCTTCGCCCTGGTACTCATCACGTGCCGATGAATAGGGGACAAGCCGCTTAATATTTTCTCTTAGTATATTATTGATGTTGTACATTCTAATTATAAGACTTTAAATCTTTGTCGAACTTTTTTAATTTGTCATTTCCATCATCAAAGTAGATGGTGTCTTTTTGATCGTAGGGAGCCGCAAAATAACCAGCATCATCGGTTTCTATAAAGTCGTCCTTAATGTATTGACTTACAGTTTGTTTTGTTGCGGGGTCATATGCAGCTGCCGAAATTTGGTTGTTGCCGTCTTTGCCTATTTTTTTGATTTGCCAAAAATAGATTTTGCCATTAATTACTGATGGTGAAGAAAAATAATCATCTAAACCTGTTGTTAGGCCTGATAGATGTTGCTTGTTTCCGTTCCCTGTAATAACGTAATGGCCTAATGAACCGCTAAGTTGTTTCTTGAAGCCACTTTTACTTGAAGCATTTGCCTCAAGTGGCCCGGTACCGGTTACTGTTAAATATAAATAATGGTCGTCGTCAATTTTTTGAATACCATAGTCCTTGTCAATAGTATCAACAAGTTTGCCATTTTTGGTTATAACGGCATAGGTGGCTTCCATAACAGTCAAGTCTAAAAAGCCAGTATCTACTACCGTGTAATGCCCGTTGAGTTGGTAAGGCTTAAATACCGGATTTTCGGTTGCTTTTTTTTCAGCACTCATGTCTGTAACAGTTTCTTTTTTTACAAGAGTATCTGCTGATTCTGTTTTTGAATCAGAATGACATGCGGTAATCAAAATAATCAATGATAAGCAGGCTAAAGGCTTCATTTTAACTGTTACTTCTTATTGATACCGCATTCCTGTGCGCATGCAATCCTTCCATCTCGGCCAAAATTTCAACAGTGTGGCCAATATTTTGAATTCCCTCGCGGGTGATATGCTGAAACGTGATTTTTTTTACAAAAGAATCTACTGATACGCCCGAGTAAGCCCTTGCGTAACTGCTGGTTGGCAAAGTATGGTTGGTACCCGATGCATAATCTCCGGCGCTCTCTGGCGTTAAATTGCCCAGGAAAACCGAGCCCGCATTAATGATACTTCCGGTTATCTGCTCCCAGCTGTGTGTTGCCAATATTAAGTGTTCAGGCGCATACCGGTTACTGAAATCCATGGCTTCGGCCAGGCTGGATGTTACTACAATGTAGGAGTTATCCAACGCTAAACCGGCAATTTCGGCCCTTGGTAATACGGGTAATTGTTTTTCTATTTCTGCCAAAGTCGCTTCCGCAATGGTAGCCGATGTGCAAACCAACACCGATTGACTGTCAATACCATGTTCGGCCTGCGCCAATAAATCGGCAGCTATATAAGCCGGTACAGCCGTGTCATCTGCAATAACCAATACTTCTGATGGACCTGCCGGCATATCAATGGCCGTAGTAGTAGTTGACTGAATAAGCGTTTTAGCTTTGGTTACAAACTGGTTGCCGGGGCCAAATATCTTATCAACCTTAGCAATGCTTTCTGTACCGTAAGCCATTGCTGCTATGGCCTGTGAGCCTCCAACTAAATAAATTTTATCGATGCCTAACAATAACGCCACATAGGCTATAAATGCATTTACCTTGCCGCTTTTTTGCGGAGGCGAGCAAACAACAATTTCATGGCAGCCTGCAATGCGCGCCGGGATGCCCAGCATTAAAAATGTGCTTGGCAAAACAGCAGATCCGCCGGGGATATATAAACCAACTTTTTCAATCGGCCTTAACTCGCGCCAGCATGTAACGCCGGGCATGGTTTCTACCTTATCCTCGGTTTTTAGCTGTGTTTGGTGGAATTTGTAAATATTGCTGTAAGCGGTTTCCAGGGCATTTTTTTGCTCTGGCGTAATAGCTTCAGCCAGTTCCTCCAACTCGGCCTTATCCAAAAAAAGCTTAGTTAGCGCTACCTTATCAAACTTTTGGGCATAGTCAATCAGGGCGCTGTCGCCGTGCTGCTGCACGTTGGCAATCACTTCCTCCACAACAGCACGAATCTCATTTGCCGGGTCAACATTACGCTGAACCAGTTTCTGGATATCTTTTGCAGTAAGTTCTGAATACTTAAATAGTTTCATAGAGCCCCCTAACCCCCTAAAGGGGGAATTTAAAAGGTTAATATTTATGTTGCAGCCACTTTCGCTCCCCCTTTAGGGGGCTGGGGGGCTTAAAGAATTATCTTCTCAATCGGCATTACTACAATGCCTTGCGCGCCGGCTTGTTTTAGCTGGCTTATCCTGTCCCAAAAATCGCGCTCCGGGATAACGGTGTGTACTGCAACCCAATCAGCTTCGGCCAATGGCACTACCGACGGGCTTTTAACCCCCGGCAATAAAGCAATCACTGTATCAAGGTTATCTTTATGAACGTTAAGTACCACGTACTTAGTCTCTTTGGCGCGCAAAACCGATTGGATGCGTTGTATCAATTCCTGAACAAGGTCATTGCTTTCAGTGGCTTTACTGCTAATCAGGATGGCTTCTGATGACATTACATCGGCAAATGCTTTTAAACCATTGCTTTTTAGCGTACCGCCGGTTGATACCAAATCGCAAATAGCATCAGACAAGCCCAGGCCGGGAGAGATTTCAACCGAGCCCGAAATGGTACGGATATCTGATTCGATACCCTGGGCTTTCAGGAATTTGCCCAATATCACAGGGTAGGTAGTAGCTATAGCTTTACCATTTAAATCGGCAAGGGTAGCAATATCATTATTGTTTGGTACCGCTATTTTAAGCGAGCATTTGCCAAAGCCAAGACGCTGCAGATAGCTTACTTCAACTTCGGTTTCTTCTATCACATTTTCGCCTACTATACCCAGGTCGGCAATGCCATCCTGAACATATTCGGGGATATCATCATCGCGCAGAAAAAGGATCTCTAAAGGGAAATTGGAAACAGGCGAGATTAGTGAACTTTTGTAGTTTTCGAAGTTTAAGCCGCAATTTTTTAATAATTCGACAGATTTTTCGTTGAGACGACCAGATTTCTGGATCGCTATTTTAAGTGTTTTCAAAAGAATTGAATTTATGAACTATAATAAAAAAGAGTACAAACGGAGGTTGTTATTTCGCGTAGAAACATACATATTAGCTGATCACCACATGGTGGTGATGCAGATGAAGATGATGTAATGCGATACCGTTCATTTTTTTATAGTATACGGGTAAGTCTGGCGCAAATATAGACAGATGTTTTTTAAATCAAAATTAAAAGTGAATTTGTGTCAGAACCGGAATTAAACGAATTAATGGAATTTATTGAATTTGAAAAGTGGCTTTTCGAGGATAACTTATTAACTACAACTGGAAAACGACCGAATTGGTTTTGAAATTCTGTTAATTCGACAAATTCGTTTAATTCCGGTTCTGACTTTCATCATACTCATAAATTGCACCCTCGTCCCCAAAATCCTTAATCAGCCTCAGCTGTTTTACCTTTTGGATATCCTTTATGTTGATCAGTTCCGGGTTTTCAAGGCTTTTAAACCAGATAAGGTAATAGTGCTTAAAAGTATAAAATTTGGCTATATCCTTTTTAAAAAACCGATGAGGCACCAGGTAGGATGACATGCCCGAGAAAAAGTAAACCGCCTCATGCGCATCGGTATAAATGGTAACTTTCGGGTCGAACTGGCTTTTATCGATGGTTTTAAGATAAGCCGCAAATGGCGAATCCATCCAACTTTCGTCAGTATATCCCGGGTTGCCGTATTCGTCCCTTACCTGGTCGTCGTAGCGGTTTTTATCAATAAAAAACTCTTTGGTTACAAAACCCAGCATCAGGACGATCATAATAGCGCCCACTATTTTGCGGGTATTATCATTAACTATTTTTTTAAGCAGCAGCAGTCCCCAGCTGGTATAACCCCAAAGCGCGGGGATGTATATAGGTGCCAGCAGGCGATGGTTAATACGCTCGTACCGCGAAAAGGTTGAAGAGACCACTATAAATAAGCCATACACCAAAGCAAAAGTTATGGCAAGGTTTTCAAAACTATCCAGGTGCCTGCGGTAATAATTGTAAGCCAGGGCAGCTATAAAACCACCGAATATTAAAATAGCCAACGGCACAGATAACCAGTATTGGTTAGGCGTAAGCCCCATCCAGTCGCAAACCACGTTGCCAAAGTAATACAGGTTTTTGCCAAATGAGGTTATTGAAGGCTCCCGCGGCCCGGTAGTAGTGCCCGACATAAAAGCATTAAAAACCAAATTACTTACCAATAGCGAAATGCAAACACACCCGTATATAATAATATGTATGATCTTCTTTTTAAGCGGCAAAACCCTGTCCAGCAATAAAAGTAAGCCGCCGGTGCCAACAATGGTAACTGCGGCATAACGGGTAACGCAGCTTATTGCGGCAATTAATGCCGCTACTATCAAAGCTTTAACCGTATGCTTCAGCAAATACTGTCTGAAAGCAACCAGGAAAAACAAGGTTTCTACTATAAATAATGTTTCGGACCACAGGTAGGAGTATACCTGCAATAACGCCGGACTTAATATAATGGCTACCAGCATCAGCCACTTGTAAACGCGGTTTGCGGGCACAAAACGCTGCATGATCCAACCGGCGGTATAAATGAGCGTGGCAAACATCAAACCATTCAATACCGCGCCAAAAACAACAGGATCTATGCGGGTAATAAACATAATGCTCCCTAAAAATATGGGGTAAAATACCGGGAAATCAACAATAGGGATATGGTTAAATGTTTGCAACGTGCCATTAGTGTTCAAGCTCCGGGCAGCGCTGGTGTACATAATAGAGTCTGGCGATATACCAATACCGCTATAACTGCAAAACATTTGTATTGCAACAAAGCCAAGTACCGCGGCAATAAATGTGTCGTAGTTTTTTAAATAGCGGCTTAGCTGCATAGGACTTTTTTACTGTTAAATTTAGTTGTAAAAGTTGTAAGCGGGTAAAATGTTTTAAAAAATGATTTTTTGCAAGTCAAATATGTCATTGCGAGGCACGAAGCAATCGCGAACTATGCATTTTTGTTTTGCACGCGTGCGATTGCTTTGTGCCTCGCAATGGCATATTTATAATGTGCCCTACGCAATCAAATCCAACACGGTGCTAATCGGCTGATCGCTGTCAATCAAAATGCCTTTAACACCAGCCAGGGTGCCTGCTTCCACATCGCGCTCGCGGTCGCCTATAAAATAGGATAGGGCAGGGTCAATATTATATTTGGCAATGCCTTGTAGTAACAATCCTGGTTTTGGCTTGCGGCAATCGCAATCGCCGGTAAAATTAGGATGGTGCGGGCAGTAAAAAAAGTCGGTTATCACCACGCCATGCTCAGCGTATACTGTTTTTAAATGGCTGTGCATTTTTGCCAGCTCCTCTTCGGTATACCAGCCTTTAGCCAGGCCGCCCTGGTTGGTGGCTACCAGTAGCATGTAGCCCCTATCCTGCAAAGTTTTAAGGGCATCAAAATTATCAAGTACATGAAAATCCTCAAAACGGCGAACATAATCGCCCATTTCCTGGTTCAATACTCCATCGCGATCTAAAAAAACGGCTTTAACTTTTGCAGACATCTAATTTTAATTTTTGGCGAAGTTAGTAATTTTCGAAGAGTCCATAGATCATGGTCGATAGTCCATGGGTTAATACAGTTAAATTGATAGATTTGGGTTCCATGGTCCATGGACTATTGACCATGGTCTGCTAATCCAAATAGTCTACTCTTCACATAGATTTAACCAACAAAATTTTATTCTGTTATTGGTATATTTACCGATTGTATAAATGAATAGCGGTAAATTGGTGCAACTTTATACCGATTCTAAATAAGAAAACAACATATTTCATTTGCTTAATCATAATAATTTATTGTTTATGTTGTCATTTTGTTAAATAAATATGATATAGATAATCGAATTTTTAGAAATCTTTAAAAATTCCGATAAATTTTATAATTTATTTGCAAATTGGTAACTTCGTTGTTACACCCCTTTATAAACGGTTTACTCTAAAGATGAATCAAACTGATAGCAACCAGGGCCTTTACAGGCCAGAATTTGAACACGATTCGTGCGGAACTGGATTTATAACCAACATAAATGGTCATAAAAGTAACCAGATTATTGATGATGCGCTTACGATGCTCGAGAACATGGAACACCGCGGTGCCTGCGGATGTGATCCTGAAACCGGCGATGGTGCCGGTATATTAATACAACTGCCCCATGAGTTTTTAATGGAGGAATGCTCAAACCTCGAGATCAGCCTGCCCGAACCGGGCGAGTATGGTGTTGGGATGATCTTTTTCCCGAAAGACTCGGCACAAAAAAAGGCCTGCCGCATTGTGATTACCAATGCGATAGAAAAGCTTGGCCTTGTTAAATTAGGTTACCGCAAATTGACCGTTGATTCAATGGCAGTTGGCGAAACAGCCCGCCAGGCCGAGCCGGATGTAGAGCAGATATTTATTGCCCGCCCGCATCACATTACCAATGCGGATGATTTTGAGCGGAAGCTTTTCATATTACGCAGGTACATCAATAAAACTATTACGGATACCATCCCAGGCGCATCTGAATATTTTTATTTTACTTCGTTATCCTGCAAAACAATTGTTTACAAAGGCCAGGTAACTACTTACCAGCTGCGTAAATATTATGCTGATTTAACTGATCCGCGTATTGCATCTGGCTTTGCCATGATCCACTCGCGTTTCTCTACCAATACTTTCCCATCGTGGAAACTGGCTCAGCCTTTCCGCCTGATTGCCCATAATGGCGAGATCAATACTTTAACCGGCAACTTAAACTGGTTTTACGCCGGTTTAAAATCATATGCTTCGTCGTACTTCACGGCCGAAGAAATGGAAATGATTATGCCGGTGATTGATAACAACCAGTCAGACTCTGCCTGTCTGGATAATATCATCGAAATTCTGTTACACTCGGGCCGTTCGTTACCACACGTAATGATGATGCTGGTACCCGAGGCATGGGACGGCAACGTACACATGGATCCTATTAAAAAGGCGTTTTACGAATACCATGCTACTTTGATGGAGCCATGGGATGGCCCGGCCGCTATCACCTTTACCGATGGTAAACTGGTAGGTGCTTTATTGGATAGGAATGGCCTTCGCCCCTTGCGCTATGTAATTACCAACGATGGCCGCGTTATAGCAGCATCTGAAGCGGGTACCCTGGCTATCGACGAAAGTACCGTAGTACGTAAAGGTCGTTTGCAGCCTGGTAAAATGTTGCTGATTGATACCGAAAAAGGCAGGATCATTACAGATGATGAGATAAAAAAACAAATTTCTTCAAGGCAGCCTTATGGCCGCTGGCTGGAGAATTATAAAATAAACCTGAGCGAACTTACCGAACCCCGTTTGGCATTCGCTCAGCTATCAGAAGCTTCGGTATTCCGTTACCAGCAGGTATTTGGTTACAGCCGCGAGGATATAGATACCATTATTAAGCCAATGGCTGTTGATGGTAAAGAGCCCGTAGGCTCCATGGGTACCGATGTGCCTTTGGCTATATTATCTGATAAACCACAACATTTATCAAGCTACTTTAAGCAATTTTTCGCCCAGGTAACCAACCCGCCTATCGACCCGATCCGCGAGCGCCTGGTAATGAGTTTGGCAACCTTTATCGGTAACAATGGTAACTTGCTGGATGAAGATAAAATGCACTGTCATTGCGTGGTTTTAAAACACCCGATATTAAAAAATCACCAGTTAGAAAAACTACGGAGTATTGATACCGGCCTTTTCCATGCCAAAACGCTGCAAACTTACTTTGTAGCCGATGGTATGCCCGGCTCGTTAGAAAAAGGTATTGCAAGGCTTTGCCGCTATGCCGAGGATGCCGTTGATGATGGATTTGAAGTATTGATCCTGTCGGATCGTGCTGTAGATTCGGAGCACGCGCCCATCCCTACATTATTGGCGGTATCTGCGGTACATCATCACCTGATTAAAAAAGGCCGCCGCGGCGCTGTAGGCTTGGTTGTTGAAACCGGGGATGCGTGGGAAGTGCATCACTTTGCCTGCTTGCTGGCATTTGGCGCTACAGCTATCAACCCGTACCTGGCTTTGGCAACTATCGAAACCGTTAAAAACAACGGCAGTTTAGAAACCAGCCATGATATTAAAACATTACAAAAAAACTACGTAAAATCTATAAATGATGGTTTGTTGAAGATCTTCTCTAAAATGGGGATCTCGACCCTACAATCATACCATGGTTCGCAGGTTTTTGAAATATTAGGCTTAAATAAAACGGTTGTAGATAAATATTTCTGCGGAGCTGTTACCCGTATTGGCGGTTTGGGCCTTGACGAAATAGCCCGCGAAGCGCTATGCAAACACCGCATGGGCTTTAACACCAAGGGAGCCGACAATTTATTGCCCGAAGGTGGTATTTACCAATGGAAACGCAGGGGCGAAGCGCACTTATTTAACCCAACCACTGTACACTTATTACAACATGCTACCCGTAGCAATGATTACAACGTGTACAAAAATTACGCTAAAGCAATTAACGAGCAAACCGAAAAGCACTTTACCATTCGTGGATTGCTTGACTTTGCCCATCACCGTGAAGCTATAAGCATTGATGAGGTTGAACCGGCCGAAAATATCATGAAACGCTTTGCAACAGGCGCCATGTCATTCGGCTCTATATCTCACGAGGCGCATAGCACCATGGCTATTGCCATGAACCGCATAGGTGGTAAAAGCAACACCGGCGAAGGCGGCGAGGATGAAATGCGTTACGAAAAAATGGCCAACGGCGATTCCATGCGTTCGGCTATTAAGCAAATAGCATCCGCCCGTTTCGGTGTAACATCAAATTACCTGACCAATGCCGATGAATTGCAGATAAAAATGGCACAAGGTGCCAAGCCAGGCGAAGGCGGACAGCTTCCGGGTCATAAAGTTGACGACTGGATTGCTAAAACCCGTCACTCAACCCCTGGTGTAGGCTTAATCTCTCCACCGCCACACCACGATATTTACTCTATCGAGGATTTGGCGCAATTAATATTCGATTTAAAGAACGCCAACCGAGCTGCACGTATCAATGTAAAATTAGTATCAAAAGCAGGTGTGGGTACAATAGCAGCAGGCGTGGCCAAAGCACATGCTGATGTTATCCTGATTGCCGGATACGATGGCGGTACAGGTGCATCGCCAATAAGCTCGGTAAAACACGCCGGCTTGCCATGGGAACTTGGTTTAACCGAAGCTCACCAAACATTGGTACGTAACAAATTACGCAGCCGTGTGGTATTGCAAACAGATGGCCAGCTAAAAACCGGTCGTGATTTGGCCATTGCAGCTTTGATGGGAGCCGAAGAGTGGGGCGTTGCAACAGCGGCGCTTGTAGCCGGTGGCTGTATCATGATGCGTAAGTGTCACCTGAATACCTGCCCGGTAGGTGTTGCCACGCAAGATCCTGAATTAAGGAAACTGTTTAGCGGTAAGGCAGATCACGTAGTGAACCTGTTTAAATTTATGGCCGAAGAACTGCGCGAGATTATGGCCGAATTAGGTTTCCGTACCATTAATGAAATGGTTGGCCGTGTTCAGTTCCTGAAAGTGAAAGATCATCTGGAAAGCTGGAAGGCTAAAAAGATTGACCTGAGCGGTATTTTACACCCGGTTACCAATACCAAAGGCATGACGCTTTATAACAGCGAAAAGCAGGATCATGGCATGGATGAGATATTGGATTGGCAGTTGTTAGCGGCAGCTCAACCTGCTCTTGAAGATAAAACACCGGTATTTGCATCGTTCGATGTCATCAACGTTAACCGTACCATTGGTACCTTACTGTCAAACGAGATCTCGAAGATCTATGGTTCGGCTGGCTTACCCGATAATACCATTAACTACAAATTCAAAGGCTCGGCCGGGCAAAGTTTCGGTGCTTTTGCAACCAAGGGTATCTCTTTTGAGTTGGAAGGCGAAGCCAATGACTACGTAGGTAAAGGTTTATCAGGCGCACAACTGGCTATTTATCCTTCAGCGAAAGCTACTTTTACACCGGAAGATAATATCATCATTGGTAACGTTGCCCTATATGGTGCAACATCCGGCGAGCTATTTATAGGCGGTATGGCAGGCGAACGATTCGCGGTACGTAACTCAGGTGCTACTACTGTTGTAGAAGGTATTGGCGACCACGGTTGCGAGTATATGACCGGTGGCCGTGCACTTATCCTTGGTAAAACAGGCCGTAACTTTGCGGCTGGTATGAGCGGTGGTTTAGCCTGGATTTATAACCCGGATAACAGCTTTGCCGAGAACTGTAATACCGAGATGGTGGATCTTGATCCGCTATCGTTACAGGATGAAGAGCAGATACTTACCTTGTTGCGTAAGCATGTAAGCCTTACCGGCAGCAAACTGGCGCAGCAGATCCTGGCTAACTGGGCCGAGGCATCTACACAGTTTGTTAAGGTGTATCCAAAAGAGTATAAAAAAGTAGTAGAGAAGTTACAATATCAAACAATAGGCTAAATTTCAATGGGAAAACCAACAGGATTTCAGGAGTTTAACAGGGAATTACCAACTAAGGTTCCCGCTGCTGAACGCGTAAAAAACTATAAAGAGTTTGTTAATTTATATACCGACGAAAAGCTGAACCAGCAATCGGCCCGTTGTATGAATTGCGGTATCCCTTTTTGCCATTCGGGATGCCCGCTGGGTAATATTATCCCGGAGTTTAACGATGCCGTGTATCGTCAAAACTGGGAAGAAGCTTACCATATTTTATCATCAACTAATAATTTCCCCGAGTTTACAGGTCGTATCTGTCCTGCACCTTGCGAGTCTGCTTGTGTGTTAGGTATCAACAAGCCGGCTGTAGCTATCGAGGAAATTGAAAAGCATATCATTGAAATTGCTTACCAGAAAAACCTGGTAAAACCAACTGCGCCTTTAGTAAAATCGGGCAAAAAAGTAGCTGTAATAGGCTCTGGTCCGGCCGGTTTGGCTGCTGCAGCTCAATTGGTAAAGGCAGGCCACGCAGTAACAGTTTACGAGCGCGATGACAAACCGGGAGGTTTATTGCGCTACGGTATTCCTGATTTCAAATTAGAGAAAACTGTAGTAGAACGCCGTATAGAAGTAATGGAAAAAGATGGTGT
The genomic region above belongs to Mucilaginibacter sp. KACC 22773 and contains:
- the gltB gene encoding glutamate synthase large subunit, giving the protein MNQTDSNQGLYRPEFEHDSCGTGFITNINGHKSNQIIDDALTMLENMEHRGACGCDPETGDGAGILIQLPHEFLMEECSNLEISLPEPGEYGVGMIFFPKDSAQKKACRIVITNAIEKLGLVKLGYRKLTVDSMAVGETARQAEPDVEQIFIARPHHITNADDFERKLFILRRYINKTITDTIPGASEYFYFTSLSCKTIVYKGQVTTYQLRKYYADLTDPRIASGFAMIHSRFSTNTFPSWKLAQPFRLIAHNGEINTLTGNLNWFYAGLKSYASSYFTAEEMEMIMPVIDNNQSDSACLDNIIEILLHSGRSLPHVMMMLVPEAWDGNVHMDPIKKAFYEYHATLMEPWDGPAAITFTDGKLVGALLDRNGLRPLRYVITNDGRVIAASEAGTLAIDESTVVRKGRLQPGKMLLIDTEKGRIITDDEIKKQISSRQPYGRWLENYKINLSELTEPRLAFAQLSEASVFRYQQVFGYSREDIDTIIKPMAVDGKEPVGSMGTDVPLAILSDKPQHLSSYFKQFFAQVTNPPIDPIRERLVMSLATFIGNNGNLLDEDKMHCHCVVLKHPILKNHQLEKLRSIDTGLFHAKTLQTYFVADGMPGSLEKGIARLCRYAEDAVDDGFEVLILSDRAVDSEHAPIPTLLAVSAVHHHLIKKGRRGAVGLVVETGDAWEVHHFACLLAFGATAINPYLALATIETVKNNGSLETSHDIKTLQKNYVKSINDGLLKIFSKMGISTLQSYHGSQVFEILGLNKTVVDKYFCGAVTRIGGLGLDEIAREALCKHRMGFNTKGADNLLPEGGIYQWKRRGEAHLFNPTTVHLLQHATRSNDYNVYKNYAKAINEQTEKHFTIRGLLDFAHHREAISIDEVEPAENIMKRFATGAMSFGSISHEAHSTMAIAMNRIGGKSNTGEGGEDEMRYEKMANGDSMRSAIKQIASARFGVTSNYLTNADELQIKMAQGAKPGEGGQLPGHKVDDWIAKTRHSTPGVGLISPPPHHDIYSIEDLAQLIFDLKNANRAARINVKLVSKAGVGTIAAGVAKAHADVILIAGYDGGTGASPISSVKHAGLPWELGLTEAHQTLVRNKLRSRVVLQTDGQLKTGRDLAIAALMGAEEWGVATAALVAGGCIMMRKCHLNTCPVGVATQDPELRKLFSGKADHVVNLFKFMAEELREIMAELGFRTINEMVGRVQFLKVKDHLESWKAKKIDLSGILHPVTNTKGMTLYNSEKQDHGMDEILDWQLLAAAQPALEDKTPVFASFDVINVNRTIGTLLSNEISKIYGSAGLPDNTINYKFKGSAGQSFGAFATKGISFELEGEANDYVGKGLSGAQLAIYPSAKATFTPEDNIIIGNVALYGATSGELFIGGMAGERFAVRNSGATTVVEGIGDHGCEYMTGGRALILGKTGRNFAAGMSGGLAWIYNPDNSFAENCNTEMVDLDPLSLQDEEQILTLLRKHVSLTGSKLAQQILANWAEASTQFVKVYPKEYKKVVEKLQYQTIG